The Bacteroidota bacterium sequence TTGGAGTATTAAAAGCTTTTGATGAAAATAACATTAAAATTGATGCTGTTTCCGGAACAAGTATTGGTGCAATTATTGGCGCTCTATACTGTGCGGGAAATTCGCCTGATTACATAAAAACATTCACAAATACTAAATCGTTTAAAAAGATCTTTGCTTTTTCATTAAACAATAAAGGCTTATTAAAAATGGATAAAATGATTAAGCTTTTATCTACCTTAATTCCGGAAAACGATTTCGACAAACTTAAAACACCATTCTACAGCTGCGTCAGCAACCTCGATGAAGGAACCTTTGAAATATTAGAAAATGGCGATTTATATAAAAGTATAGTTGCTTCTGCATCAATTCCTATAGTATTTGAACCGGTAACAATAAAGGGCAAATCGTATATAGACGGAGGGTTATTTAACAACCTGCCTGTAGATCCTCTAATAAATAAAAAATGTAAAATTATTGGTGTACATGTAAATAACTATAAACCCTCAGAAAAAGAGAATATGCTTTCTTCGGCTGAAAGAATTTTTACGCAGATAATAAAATCTAATGTAAAACCTCAATTAAAAAAATGTGATTATATAATAGAGCCCTATATTTCAAAACATATAGGAGTACTCAATTTTAACAAAACAGATTTACTTTTTGAAATTGGGTATAAAGAAGCCAAAAAATTAATTAAAGAATCTTTAATCTAAAAAAAATGAAATTACTATTCATTGTAAACCCAATTTCAGGTGGCGTTGATAAAGAACCATTTTTAAAAGAAGCAAAAGAAATTTGCAAAAAATATGGGATTATATACAAGATAATAAAAACCACCGGAAACAATGATGAGCAAAAAGTGAACGAACAATTAAGTAAATTCAAACCCGACAAAGTAATATCGGTTGGAGGTGACGGCACTACACTGTTTACATCTATCATTCTATTAAACACAAATTATCCTATGGGAATTATCCCGCTTGGCTCGGCAAACGGAATGGCTGTAGAATTGAATGTAAACCCTGATCCTTTAGAGGCACTTAAAGAAATAATTATTTCACAGGTAGTTTCAGAAATGGATATGATTATGGTTAATAAAAAACATTACTCTATCCATATTGGCGACGTAGGGATTAACGCCAATATAGTTGAAGCTTATGAAAAAGACGAAAACCGAGGAATGATTACCTATGCAAAATATTTTATGGATGAACTAAATAAGACTGAACTAATTAATTTTAAAATTAAGGCAAACGAAAAAACTTACTCCGAAAAAGGACTAATGCTTGGAATTTGCAATTCGAGAAAATATGGCACAGGAGTTCCACTGAATATTGCCGGTAATCCAATGGATGGCAAATTTGAAATTGTTATTGTTAAGGATATTAACCTAAACTCTTTGATAAAGGCCGGTTTGTCTAAATTTGACGAAAAATTTCACGACAGCCAAAATGGTGTGGTCATAAGTACAGATAATGCCGAAATAATATTTGACCAACCAAGACTTTTACAACTAGATGGTGAAGTAATAGGTATGTTTGATAAATTAAATATTAAAATACTTAAAGGTGCTGTCAAACTTATAACGAACAATGATAATCCATATTTATAGCCCAAAAAATTATTTTCCTAAATAGCCTTTTTCGTAAACAACCTTGATTAACTCTCCTTTTTTCAAAACTTCATCAATAGTTTTTTCATTAATTATAGCCGTAAGATTATCGTTGAGTTTATTAGTTGTTCGCTTACTCAACGAACTTATTGTCTCATTTTCACGTGCTTTTTCAATTTTCACAA is a genomic window containing:
- a CDS encoding patatin-like phospholipase family protein, whose translation is MEEEIDREKKLQNNKVKSVSLALSGGGARGAIHLGVLKAFDENNIKIDAVSGTSIGAIIGALYCAGNSPDYIKTFTNTKSFKKIFAFSLNNKGLLKMDKMIKLLSTLIPENDFDKLKTPFYSCVSNLDEGTFEILENGDLYKSIVASASIPIVFEPVTIKGKSYIDGGLFNNLPVDPLINKKCKIIGVHVNNYKPSEKENMLSSAERIFTQIIKSNVKPQLKKCDYIIEPYISKHIGVLNFNKTDLLFEIGYKEAKKLIKESLI
- a CDS encoding diacylglycerol kinase family protein, yielding MKLLFIVNPISGGVDKEPFLKEAKEICKKYGIIYKIIKTTGNNDEQKVNEQLSKFKPDKVISVGGDGTTLFTSIILLNTNYPMGIIPLGSANGMAVELNVNPDPLEALKEIIISQVVSEMDMIMVNKKHYSIHIGDVGINANIVEAYEKDENRGMITYAKYFMDELNKTELINFKIKANEKTYSEKGLMLGICNSRKYGTGVPLNIAGNPMDGKFEIVIVKDINLNSLIKAGLSKFDEKFHDSQNGVVISTDNAEIIFDQPRLLQLDGEVIGMFDKLNIKILKGAVKLITNNDNPYL